A region of the Clostridia bacterium genome:
TCACTCCTTGGGTTTCTTTTTTGTGTCATTACTTGAAAGATTCTCCAATTTGGGGTGAAGTCCTTTTCTTTGTTATCCAGTACATTGATTTATAAGGACTAGCGTTTTTGCAAAAGGCTCAATTTAAGAAATCTTTTCGCGGCCCGCCCCTACTCTATCCTGCCACGGCCAGGATCCACTTGCTAAAAAACAAAAAGGAGGCAGGTGAAAATCACCGCCTCGCCAGACCCCACTGCCTCAGCCGGTGCTAATACAGCTTTACTGTTTCATCCACCATTAAATATGCCGACGGTTGGTTGATGGTAACGGTAACCTGCCGGCTGGTTTGCCACCGGTCATCATGAGGGTCAATTTGAAATCCTATACCAAACATATTGTCTCTTAAATGGCCTCCGGCTGCCATCAGTATTATCACCGTCACAGCTCCCAGGCAGGCCAGCTTCAGCTTACCCTTGCCGGTGTTCATGGACGTGCTCCCTTTCAATCCATATTACGGTCAAACAAGTTGTTTCCTTTTCAACGGCCCCCTACCCGCATAAAGGAAGCGGGCGACGAGCGCCGCCTCTCTAGACTTTTCCCTGCAGGTATTGCTGCCGCAAGGCCGGTTCCAGTTTTTCAATGGCGTACCGGAGCATGGTCCTAGGCATCCTCCGGTAATGCCGGTCAAGAAAGTCCAGCTCCCGCCGGAGGTCCCGGTTCCCCACTTCCCGCAGCATCCAGCCCACCGCTTTATGAATGAGGTCGTGAGGATGATCCAGAAGCATTTCCGCAATTTGCAACGTATCCTGAAAATCATGGTTACGGATAAAATGCAAGGTGGCAATGATGGCTACCCGCTGTTTCCACAAATCCCCGCTTTCCGCCAGTTCGTAGAGAAGCCGCCGGTCCCGGTGTTCCAAGTAGGGACCCAGCAGCTTGTATGCCGAGGAATCCACCAGGTCCCAGTTGTTCACAAAAGATAGATTGCGCAAATAGCACCGGATAATCTCTTCTTTTTCCGCGTCATCCTTGCTGCGTTCGTACTTATGCACCAGCATGAACAAAGCAGTCAACCGGCATTCGTGGACCGGGTCCTGCAGCAATCGCTCCAGGTCCGCCAGGGATACTTGCTTGTAATACTGCTTGGCTACCCGGCGCTGGTGGGGCACCGTCACCCCCAAAAACCGGTCTCCCTCCCCGTATCCGCCGGGAAAGGCCCGGAAGAAGCGCGGGAAGAACTCCTTCTTTTCCGGGTCACTGTACTGTTCCAAGGCGTTTTTCACCTGCTGGACGCAATCCACCTCATTCCCCCCAATCCTGCTTGTATATAGTCTTTACCGAGTCCCCCCGGCCCAGCCGGTTATATTTTCGCGGAAGTCCATCCCAAGATGCTCCCGGTGCAGCCGAAAGCCAGGCTGAGGGCCCCTAAAAGCCCGGCCAGTTTCAGGGACAAGGGGCCGGGATCAGGCAAGGATAAGAAGGGAAGAAAATGGGCCAGCTGGCCGTAAACCAGGTGGACGGCGGGCAGGATCAGGACCACCGCCAAAAGGCCGCCCGCCAGGGCAATCAAGATGCCCTCCAGCAGGAAAGGCACGGCTATGAAACTTCCCCCCGCTCCCAGCAGTTCCAAGGTGTAGATCTGGCTCTTCCGGGCGTAGATGCTGAGTTTGATAATGTGGGAAATAATGATGAGGGTGGCCACCGCCACCGCCGCCAGGCTCACGTAGCCCAGCCTCTCCAGACCCCGGACCAGGCCCTGCAGCCGCGCCAGGATCTCCTGATTGTCCCGGACGTAAGCCACCCCCGGCAGTTCCCGGAGCCGGTCCAGCACCGCCCCGCTTTCCTCCAGCACCGGATTGACCTCCAGGTAGGGGAGAAAAGGATTTCCTTCCAGCACGGCCAAAACACCGGCTTCCCGGCCGAGGATCTCCCCCATCCGCTCATAAGCCTCTGCGGCGCTGACCGTCCTGACCTCTCTCACCCCGTCCAGCTGCCGCATTTGCTCCGCCAGGGCGCTGACTTCCTCCTCCGCTAAGCCCTCTTCCCAAAAGACAGTGATGGCCGCTTCCCGGCTCAGCATATGGACAAAATGACGGCCGGTCCACCACCCGGTGACCACCGCCGCCAGGATAAAAAGGATGAGCCCGATGCTGGCGGCGGAAAAGAGGCTGGTGAAAAGATTCTGCCGGATGGATGTTTTCACTTCCTGCCAGAAATAACCCAGGTTATAGAACAGCGTTTTCAAGGTAGCGGCATCCTTTCTCATCCCGGATGATTTGTCCTTGCCGGAGCTCAATGCATCTTAACTCCCGCCCGGCCGGGATCAGGTGGGTGGCATGGGTGGTTATGATCACCGTGGTGGCGTCACTCACAAAAGAAGCCAGCAGTTCCAGGACCTGCACCGCGTTGCCCTGGTCCAGGTTACCTGTGGGTTCATCCGCCAGGATCAACCTGGGGTGCCTGGCCACCGCCCGGGCAATGGCCACCCGCTGCCGTTCACCCCAGGACAGGTTTTCCACCAAAGTCCCGTATTTATGGGCCAGCCCCACTTTCGCCAGGGCCTCCTTCGCCTCCGCTTCCATCTGTTTCGGCGGCATCCCTAAGATACGCAGGCCCAGCATCACATTTTCCAAGGCGCTTCTGCCATTAATGAGGCTGAAATCCTGGGACACCGGCCCGATTTTCCGGCGCATCTCCCTTACGGCCCGGGTCTGGGAAGGAGCCGGCATGTAATCCATGACCCGCAGCCGGCCTTGGGTGGGAAACTCCAATCCCATTAGCAGTTTCAGGAGGCTGGTCTTGCCGGAACCGCTGGGGCCCAGGATGAAAACGAGTTCCCCCGCCCCCACGGAAAGGGACAGGTTCTCTAAAGCCACCGTGCCGTCAGGATATTGCAGCCGGATTTCTCTTGCCTCAATCATGCACAGCCCTCTTTCACCGCTGGTTTTGTAAAAAGGCCGGGGTGATTAACAGTTCCACTTCCCGGTCCCGGATCTCCACCGCCTGCAGCACATTCCGCCCGATTAAAGGCTTAAAGTCGATGGTGACTTGGCGGTCCGGCAGCAGTTGCCGGATGGTCTCCTCCTCTAGGGGCAAACCGTAGAAAGTCCCCCCCTGCACTTGGAACATGATGGCGGTATTACGAACGATGACAAAGGTACCCTCCAGCACCAGCCGGCTTTCCGGCAGCAACAGGGAAGCCTGCCCGGGAGCAAACCGGAACAGGACCCCGGACAATTCCGGGTAGGCCCCGATGATCTCATTGACGGTATCCTCTGCCAGGGTGCCGTAAATGCCCCGGAGGGAGAGCTTGGTCTTAAGGGCATCCTGGGGAATCTTCCCCCAGTCGATGTTTTCCGCCAGTTCCCGAAGGGTGCCGGCAAAAAAGGGTTTAAGCTCCGCCCAGGTTTGCTGCATCTGGACCAGCTGCTCCCGGTAATATTCCCTTTCTTCCGCCAGGGCCCGCAGTTGAGCTTCCATTTGCGCCCGCACAGCCAGAACTTGGACCTGGGCTTCCGTTACCGCCACTTCTTTAGCCGCCAGGGCAGCCAGCTTTTCCTCGTACCTTTCCCTTTCCGCCACCAGGGCGGCCCTGCTTCCCTCGATGGACCGGAGCAGCCTCTCCGTGCCCTGGGCCAGGTCCCGCAGGAGGTTGACCCGGCGCCAGAAATCGCCCAGGTCCTGGGCTCCCAGAAGAATCTCCAGGTAGGACGCCGGACCCAGGCGCTGGTAGGATTTTAACACCTGGGCCAGCCCCGCCGCGGTGCGCCGGTGTCGCTCTTCCTGCCTCCGGATTTCCCCGTCCAGTTGGCGGAGCTCCTCCCGCATCCCCTCTATTTCCTCCACCAGCCGCTCCTTTTCCCTTTCCAAGTTCTCCAAGGCCTGGCTCAAGGCAAAAAGCTCTTGAAAAACCCGGTCCTCTTGAAGGGACAGCCAGGACAACTCTTCTTCCAAGGGCTGGGAAGGCCCGGCAGCGCCGGGCGGCTGGAAAGCCGCCAGGACCAGGATCAAGAGCAGGACGCCGGCAGGCTGGATCCATCTTTTCCATCGAAACAAACGGGACATGGCCATTTCCTCACTCATGAAATCCGGGAAAGAATTCGACTTCCACCGGAAGAATCCCTTTTCTGCCCGGAGATAAGGCACCAGGGGGTATGATTTGCGGCAATCTTCTGACTATTGTTTCCCGACCTCCCCGCCCTTTCGCGGGAGGTGCATCAACTGCCTGCTTCCTCCACCAGGATGGTTCTCTTGGCCGTTCCCCGGCGCAGGTGACGGGTTTGGCTAATCCGGATGTCTACCCGGTCCGGCAGCAGTGCCCGCACCGCCGGCAGGGCCTCCAGGGCTTGCCGCACGGCGGCCAGGTCCACGGCGCCGCCTTCCCCGGGCAGGATTTCCACCTGCAGGAGGGCTTTGCCCAAAAGCCGGGATAAGGTCACCTGGTAATCCACCAGGCCGGGGATACCAAAGAGCGCCTCATCCATTTGCGGCAGGGAGAGTTCCCCGCGGCCCAGCCGGACTGCCCCGGCCAGCCTGCCCTGCACCAGAGCCAAGCTCTTGAGAGGAGTGCCGCAGGGGCATCCCTCCGGGATAAAGTGGCTGATGTCACCCGTCCGGTAGCGGATGAGAGGCATGCCTGTCCGGGTCAAGGTGGTAAAGACCACTTCCCCCGGGGTACCGTCGGGGACCGGTTTCCCGGTCGCCGGATCAACGATTTCCACCAAAAGGTCCGCTTCCCGCAGGTGATAACCCCGCCGGGCGCGGCACTGGACGCCCCCGCCCAATCCCATTTCCGTCATGCCGTAGTGGTGGTACACCAGGCATCCCCAGGTTTCTTCCAGCACCCGGCACAGGGATTGGGGAACGTAATCCGTACTCAATAAAATGCTCTTCACCCTGCCCCTTAAGGCCCGGCCCTCCGGGTGGCGGGCCATGCCCAGCACCTGCACCGGGATCCCCACCAGGGCGTTCACACCGGACTTTAGGGCCGCGACCACAGCATGGGCCGGGTCCTCCACCGGCCCGTAAGGCACCGGCTCAGCACCCATTCTTGCCAGGCCGGTTCTCAACAGATCCCCCACGCTGCCGGGGGTCTGCCCGGGCAACAAAATCATGACCCGGTCACCGGGTCCCACCAGGTTCCGCATCCCGTGATCAAAAAAGTCAATAGTCAGCTCCTGGTCTTCTTTGGTAAAGTAAATGCGTTTACAACTGCCGGTGGTACCGGACGAGCGCAGGGTAACAATCCGGGCAATCTCCTGCTGGCCGGTGCAGACGAACCGCCGGGGCTGCCCTTGAATATCCTGCGCCTCGGTAAAAGGCAGCCGGGTCAACTGTTCGTAACCGGTAATATCACCGGGGTCCACCCGGCTCAATTTTTCCCGGTAATAACTGCTTTTTGCTTTTACGTAGGCGATGGTTTGGCGTACCCGGTGAAACTGGTAAGCTTCCAGTACTTCCCGGGATAATCCCGTCACCGGCACACCGATCTTGCCCGCCATCCAAATGTCCAGGGGGTTACCAGGCAACTTTTTCACCTCACGGTTACGGCTCATCCAGCTCTAATAGCTCCAATACTTTATCGTAAGTGGCTGCCAGTATCCTGGGGCATTTCAGCATGCGGTTCAACTCGTCGTCCTGCAGGATGTCGTCGCAGGTGATCCCGCCGTGCTCCGCCTCGAATTCCTCCCGAAACCACTCCACCAGTTCATTGACCAGCAGCTTGCGCCGCTCCGGCTCATACAAAGCAATCAGCAATGCGGCCCCGCTCAAGATACCGCACACCATCCCTGCATGCAGCCCGTCGCAGAGCCCGGCCGCCGCATGTACCAGTTCCGGGTTATCTTCCCTCTCTCCATCTTCTAAACCCATCTTGATGATGATCTGGCTGCAGCAGTAGTCTTGCTGCTTCAGGGCGGCGATACGGGAAAGCTCCACCATGCACCACCACTCCTTTTAGCTGGATTTCTTTTCCGCCACTAGTAGAAAATAGCCCGGCTTCCATCCCTTGATTTCTTTACAGCAAGCTCCCCGGTTTTCTTTTTTGTTCAGCAAGCATGTCCACAGGGTATCGGCGGTGCCGTGTTTCATGATGCTGTCCACCACCAGCTGGACCAGGTAGCCGGAATGATCCTCCCACACCAGGACCTTAAAGCCGTACCGGTCCAGCAGGGCCAGGATCCCGTCCTTGGTCTGGATGGAATCCTGACGATTACGGTAGTAAATATCGGTAATGATCAATTTCCCCCCTGGTCGGAGCACCCGGAACACCTCTTTTAACAAGGCGTCCTTATCATCAATGAGGCCGAAAGTACACTCCATTAAGACGCCGTGCAGGGAACAATCGGCGCAGGGCAGGTCATCGCCCCGGCCCTCCTCGATGGGTAAATCCGGGTATCTTTCCTGGCCTTTTTGGATCATGACGGGGGAGGCATCAATCCCCAGGGCCTCCAGCCCGCATGCTTCCACCAGGAACCGGACGGTTTCCCCCGTGCCGCAGCCGATATCCAACACCCTGGCTCCTACCGGGAATTGACAGTAGGAAAGGGCTCGTTTGGTCAGTTCCAGCCCACCGGGCCGCAAGGTGGCACCGGTGACTTGAGCCAGGGAACCGTCTTCATAAACACTCAGGCACTGTTTTCCCATACCCGCCAAATCCCCCGCTAATGCTCTTCGCCATCACAGCCGGCACCGCAAGCGTGGCCGTGAAAGAAGTGCTCCATACTGCCTTCGTAATCACAAATAATCTCCAACTGGAGTTTTTCCATCAGGTCCAGTGCTTCCTCGGCAGTATAACCGGCGCCGCGGTACCTGGTAATTTGCTCCGCCGCCAGGAGTTCAAAGGGTTCTCCTTCGATGAGCCCGGTAATCAGGGCTTCGCAGTCATGTTCCTTTACCAGCCGGGCCAGGTCCAGACCCAATTCATCTTGTTCCAAGTCGTGGGCAAAAGCTTCGAAATCCATGGTCTCCATATCCACAATCAATAAGTAAGCGCTCTTGGCAAACTCCCCGGCCACGCGACTGGTCAATGTATTCCCATCGGTAGCAACCGCAATTTTCATAGTTTTTCTCCTTTGCTGGTATTTTGTCCTTCCCGGTATAAGAAACGGCCATCCCGGCTGGACAGGTTGTACGCACAAAAAGGAATGATTTTTCCTCCTGCTATGAAATGCAGGCTGCAGTCCTGCAGGCGCTCCAAATCCAAGTTGCCGGCATCTTGGAAAGCCACGCAGGTGATGCTTAAACGGTAGTTGCGGAGCCGTTCCAGCAGCCGGTCCCAACTGGCATACGGACTCTGCTCCGGGTTATCTTGGCCGCAGCCACAGTCCCGGCCCGGCAGTCCCCAGCGACTGGCAATATATTTCCGGGCCTGCTCAATGGTTGCTTCCTCTCCCCGCGGGCCGCAGCAATTAGATTGTTTCTGCCTTAAAGGGGTTAAGGTGCCGTCCTCCTGCAGGAGGTAATCGCCGTGGAAAGAGCACAGGCAATGCTTGCTGCCGGTGGGCGCGAAATCCGCCGCTCGCATCACCCCGCCGGTCTGGTCTTCAATAGCCTGCATTATTTCCGGCAGCGTGACCCGGTCCCGGTCCTCCGGTTCACCCGGATAACGGCCGAAATAGCTGACCGGCTGGAAATTGACGCCCCTGATCACCGGCAGTCCCTCCAAAGCGTAACCGATGATTTCACCGATATTGCCGGCGTTAATACCCGGCACAATGGTAGGCACCAGCACCACCGGAAGCCCTTCCCGGGCACAGTTTGCAATCGCCCTCCTCTTGACCTCCAGCAAAGGGCGCCCGCGGATCGCTTCGTATATTTCATCCCTAGTACCGTCAAACTGCAAGAAGACGGTGGACAAGCCCGCCTCTTTCAGGGCCGTCACGTAACCGGCATCCTTCGCCAAGCGGAGCCCATTGGTATTGAGCTGGATAAAGGGAAAACCCATCCTGCGGGCCAGGGCCACAATCTCCGGCAGGTCGTCCCTTTCCGCCGGCTCCCCCCCGGACAGCTGGAGATTGCATTTGCCGGCGGTTTCCATTAACAGCCCCAGCTCCGCCTCGATTTCCCCCAGATCCGGGTCCGCCTGGGCATCCCGGCCGGCATCGGCGAAACAAATGGGGCACTTCAGGTTGCACCTTTGCGTCACCTCCAGCAAAACACAACAGCTTTGCTGCCGGTGGTCCGGGCACAAACCGCAATCATAAGGGCATCCTTCCTCCACCGGGGTCAGGGTTTTCGGAGGATGCACCACCCGGCTGTTGACCCGGTACCAGGTGGCGAAATCCGGTTGGCCCCGCCAGATGACGGTCTTACAACTGCCATGGACCGGGCAGTCCTTGCGCAGGTAGACGTCGCTGCCCTCTTGCACCCGTTCTGCCGGTATTCTCGCCAGGCAGACCGGGCAGACACTTTCCGTTAAACCGATTACTACCGCATCATTACTCATAAAAGGCCTCCACCGTTATTTGTCTTCCAGCTGCTCCTCCACTTGGGCCATCCTGCCTTCCGCCAGTTCCTGGGGAATGAAAACCTTGCAGCATTTAGGGCAGGCCGGCACATCGTGAGAAAAAGTATGGCCCAGGTAATTAAACACCTTTTTTTGCATTTGCAGTTCCGCCTGGCATTTAGCGCAGATCCATTTTCTTCCCGCCGTGTCCACCGCCGTCATTCCCCCTCACTAAAGCGAATCCGGTGCGAGTATGCAGCGAAAACCTCATAGGTTCCCGGAGCCGCTTCCCGATACTGGACCCAGTAAGTAACCACCGGCTTGACCAGGCTGCATAAACACATGCCGTCGCCGGGATCATAGAATTTGTCGCCGGCATCTTCCGCCCGCCAGATGGCCTCCTTGAGTTCCGCCGCCGAGATGAGATTTTCCTCCATCTTTTGCTGGATTTCCTCGCTGATGACCAGCTTCAGCCCGTCCCAGGGATGGGTTTCGGGTTCAAAGTCCAGACCCCATTTCGTCTTGAGGAGTTCCTTTTTCACTAGCAAGCTGTTCTCCCTCTTTTCCAGCAGCGTAGGTATTTTACCTTCAGGCTGGAGCCCGAAAACTAAATCAAGCACGTGAGCACATGCTTTACCCCGGGAAGCAAAAACCTCCCGGCAGTTGGCGCAATAAACGATATAGGGCCGGTCACTGGCCGCAGCCCGGTTTTGGGCGATTTCATTATATAAAGACGGGTTAGCCGCGCGAATATGCCCCCCATAACCGCAGCAGCGGTTCCGTTCCTCCAGTTCCCGGAGGGAAATTCCGGCTTTACTGGCAATGCCGCGGACGGCTGACTGCATCCCGTCATGGTCCCTGGCGGCGCAAGGGTCAAAGACCGCCGCCTCGGCCCAGGCAGCGGCAGGTACCGGTTCCTCCCGGCGGGCCAGCAGTTCGTACAGGGAAACCCGGTTGATTTCCGGCAGGAACAGGCTGAACACCAGCTGGCAGGTGGCACAAGCAAAAACCAGGGTGGGTTCTCCCATCTCCCGCCAGACCTGCCGGATCTTCTCAATATGGGCCTGCAGCCGCCCGTCATCGCCGGCCCAGTAGGCAGGGGCACCGCAGCAATTCAGGATCAACCCGGCATCATAAGCGCCTGCCAGGAATTCATAGGCTTTCACCACATGGGCCGGATTGGAAGCCCCCAGCTGGCAGCCGGGAAAAAAGGCATAAGTGCATGTTGTCCGTCCCCGGGGAGCGGACGCAAACGCTCCTTCCGTGGCAGCGAATTCCATTTCCCGCAGCCAGAAGTCATGAAAGGCCGGGGGAGCCGTACCGGCCTGCACCCGCGAAACCCTGGACAACTGGAACAAACCGCCCAGGTCCACCTCCTCAGGGCAAACGGATTTGCAGTACCCGCAGATATTGCAGGAATATGACTGCCTGGTAATGGCGCAGGTAAAGAACGGTGGCTGGGCGTTAGCGTCATTATATACTTCCTGGGCGATCTTGTGGGGAACCTTGCGGTAACGCTTGAGCATCTCACAGGCATTCATACAGGCTGCGCAATCACAATGGAGGCAACGCTGGGCCTCTTGCCTGGCTTCCTCCTCCGTATACCCCTCCGGACTTGACGGTACCACCCGGGGCACGGAAACGGCCCCCTCATGTTTGAGATAGTGGGCACAACTCTCCTTTTCCTGGACCGGCAGTTCCGCTCTACCGGTTTGAACGAAGGCCTCGATCAGGTTGGCCACCCCTTTGCCCTGGGCTATCCCTTCCATCAGGGTGGCCCCCACCAGGGTGCCCCCCATAAAGACTTTAGGCACGGCGGTGGTAAATTGCTTAGGCTGCCAGCTCTCCAAAAGCCCAAAGTCTTCCCCGCCGGCACCGGTGGCCACATAAACGGCGTCAAATTCCTCCAGTTCCGCCAGGCTCTTAATCTCCGTGCCGAAACGAAAATCCACGTCATACACGGAAAACTGCAGGGCGATCTCCCGGTCCATCTCCTCAAAGCGGGGATGCGTGCGCAGGACCCCGCCCCAGTCCCTTTCTTTCTCAAATACCTTGACTTGATAGCTTTTCTGGGCCAGCATCAAAGCACAAGAAAGACCGGCCACCCCTGCACCGACTACCGCAATCACCTGCTCCTTCGGTTTGATCGCATAGACTTCCGGTTGCCGCTTCTTGGTGTATCGCAGGCAAGCCGCCTCTAACAGGCCGAGATCAATGGGTTCATCATTGAGCTGGGTGCGCTGGCAATGGGCTGTACACGGCCGGTCACACAAAATGCTGACAATACCCGGAAACACAACGGCATTCCTGAAGGTCTTATACGCGGCAGCCCACCTGCCCCTGGCAATTTGCTGCAAGAAAGCACGTATATCCAGGCGAAAGGGGCAGGCCAGGGTGCATGAAGCCGGTTCTCCTTGGAAACACCTCGCTGTAAAGGCAGTTGCTTCCTCAAGCTTCAAAGGGCATCATCCTTTTCACAAAATAAATGTACCCAACCGCTTGTTAAGATCAGGGCAGGATTTCCCGGTAACAACCCGGGAAACCCTGCCTCGATCCAGGTCTCCTTAGATAGGATTAGCTTTGATTTCCTCCAGTTCCTCCTCAAAATCGGAGCCGAGGAAATATTTCTTGGGTTTCAGGTCTTCGCCCCGCTGCTTGGCTTCCCAAGCGGCTTTGACTTTATCCGGTGTGGCGGGCA
Encoded here:
- a CDS encoding DNA-binding protein; the encoded protein is MQKKVFNYLGHTFSHDVPACPKCCKVFIPQELAEGRMAQVEEQLEDK
- a CDS encoding class I SAM-dependent methyltransferase codes for the protein MGKQCLSVYEDGSLAQVTGATLRPGGLELTKRALSYCQFPVGARVLDIGCGTGETVRFLVEACGLEALGIDASPVMIQKGQERYPDLPIEEGRGDDLPCADCSLHGVLMECTFGLIDDKDALLKEVFRVLRPGGKLIITDIYYRNRQDSIQTKDGILALLDRYGFKVLVWEDHSGYLVQLVVDSIMKHGTADTLWTCLLNKKENRGACCKEIKGWKPGYFLLVAEKKSS
- a CDS encoding phenylacetate--CoA ligase family protein, which codes for MPGNPLDIWMAGKIGVPVTGLSREVLEAYQFHRVRQTIAYVKAKSSYYREKLSRVDPGDITGYEQLTRLPFTEAQDIQGQPRRFVCTGQQEIARIVTLRSSGTTGSCKRIYFTKEDQELTIDFFDHGMRNLVGPGDRVMILLPGQTPGSVGDLLRTGLARMGAEPVPYGPVEDPAHAVVAALKSGVNALVGIPVQVLGMARHPEGRALRGRVKSILLSTDYVPQSLCRVLEETWGCLVYHHYGMTEMGLGGGVQCRARRGYHLREADLLVEIVDPATGKPVPDGTPGEVVFTTLTRTGMPLIRYRTGDISHFIPEGCPCGTPLKSLALVQGRLAGAVRLGRGELSLPQMDEALFGIPGLVDYQVTLSRLLGKALLQVEILPGEGGAVDLAAVRQALEALPAVRALLPDRVDIRISQTRHLRRGTAKRTILVEEAGS
- a CDS encoding ATP-binding cassette domain-containing protein; this encodes MIEAREIRLQYPDGTVALENLSLSVGAGELVFILGPSGSGKTSLLKLLMGLEFPTQGRLRVMDYMPAPSQTRAVREMRRKIGPVSQDFSLINGRSALENVMLGLRILGMPPKQMEAEAKEALAKVGLAHKYGTLVENLSWGERQRVAIARAVARHPRLILADEPTGNLDQGNAVQVLELLASFVSDATTVIITTHATHLIPAGRELRCIELRQGQIIRDEKGCRYLENAVL
- a CDS encoding NAD(P)-binding protein, producing the protein MKLEEATAFTARCFQGEPASCTLACPFRLDIRAFLQQIARGRWAAAYKTFRNAVVFPGIVSILCDRPCTAHCQRTQLNDEPIDLGLLEAACLRYTKKRQPEVYAIKPKEQVIAVVGAGVAGLSCALMLAQKSYQVKVFEKERDWGGVLRTHPRFEEMDREIALQFSVYDVDFRFGTEIKSLAELEEFDAVYVATGAGGEDFGLLESWQPKQFTTAVPKVFMGGTLVGATLMEGIAQGKGVANLIEAFVQTGRAELPVQEKESCAHYLKHEGAVSVPRVVPSSPEGYTEEEARQEAQRCLHCDCAACMNACEMLKRYRKVPHKIAQEVYNDANAQPPFFTCAITRQSYSCNICGYCKSVCPEEVDLGGLFQLSRVSRVQAGTAPPAFHDFWLREMEFAATEGAFASAPRGRTTCTYAFFPGCQLGASNPAHVVKAYEFLAGAYDAGLILNCCGAPAYWAGDDGRLQAHIEKIRQVWREMGEPTLVFACATCQLVFSLFLPEINRVSLYELLARREEPVPAAAWAEAAVFDPCAARDHDGMQSAVRGIASKAGISLRELEERNRCCGYGGHIRAANPSLYNEIAQNRAAASDRPYIVYCANCREVFASRGKACAHVLDLVFGLQPEGKIPTLLEKRENSLLVKKELLKTKWGLDFEPETHPWDGLKLVISEEIQQKMEENLISAAELKEAIWRAEDAGDKFYDPGDGMCLCSLVKPVVTYWVQYREAAPGTYEVFAAYSHRIRFSEGE
- a CDS encoding DNA alkylation repair protein, with amino-acid sequence MDCVQQVKNALEQYSDPEKKEFFPRFFRAFPGGYGEGDRFLGVTVPHQRRVAKQYYKQVSLADLERLLQDPVHECRLTALFMLVHKYERSKDDAEKEEIIRCYLRNLSFVNNWDLVDSSAYKLLGPYLEHRDRRLLYELAESGDLWKQRVAIIATLHFIRNHDFQDTLQIAEMLLDHPHDLIHKAVGWMLREVGNRDLRRELDFLDRHYRRMPRTMLRYAIEKLEPALRQQYLQGKV
- a CDS encoding radical SAM protein, which translates into the protein MSNDAVVIGLTESVCPVCLARIPAERVQEGSDVYLRKDCPVHGSCKTVIWRGQPDFATWYRVNSRVVHPPKTLTPVEEGCPYDCGLCPDHRQQSCCVLLEVTQRCNLKCPICFADAGRDAQADPDLGEIEAELGLLMETAGKCNLQLSGGEPAERDDLPEIVALARRMGFPFIQLNTNGLRLAKDAGYVTALKEAGLSTVFLQFDGTRDEIYEAIRGRPLLEVKRRAIANCAREGLPVVLVPTIVPGINAGNIGEIIGYALEGLPVIRGVNFQPVSYFGRYPGEPEDRDRVTLPEIMQAIEDQTGGVMRAADFAPTGSKHCLCSFHGDYLLQEDGTLTPLRQKQSNCCGPRGEEATIEQARKYIASRWGLPGRDCGCGQDNPEQSPYASWDRLLERLRNYRLSITCVAFQDAGNLDLERLQDCSLHFIAGGKIIPFCAYNLSSRDGRFLYREGQNTSKGEKL
- a CDS encoding C_GCAxxG_C_C family protein yields the protein MVELSRIAALKQQDYCCSQIIIKMGLEDGEREDNPELVHAAAGLCDGLHAGMVCGILSGAALLIALYEPERRKLLVNELVEWFREEFEAEHGGITCDDILQDDELNRMLKCPRILAATYDKVLELLELDEP